Proteins from a genomic interval of Halorussus rarus:
- a CDS encoding FAD-dependent oxidoreductase produces MVDVAIVGGGPAGLSAGLFTAKNGLETVVFDTDETWMHKAHLFNYLGIRSIAGDEFQAIARGQVEDRGGEVHMGEEVTGVEESGDGFTVATEDDEYDATYVVFATGTDTSLLEDLGVEFTDDDLVDVDLSMETSVENAYATGAMIRDQEWQAVISAGDGGAAALDILSEEKGEQYHDFDTPADVPELSASDE; encoded by the coding sequence ATGGTAGACGTCGCAATCGTCGGCGGGGGTCCCGCGGGACTCAGCGCCGGCCTGTTCACCGCGAAGAACGGCCTCGAGACGGTCGTGTTCGACACCGACGAGACGTGGATGCACAAGGCTCACCTGTTCAACTACCTCGGAATCCGGTCCATCGCGGGCGACGAGTTCCAGGCGATCGCCCGCGGGCAGGTCGAGGACCGCGGCGGCGAGGTCCACATGGGCGAGGAGGTCACCGGCGTCGAGGAGTCGGGCGATGGATTCACCGTGGCGACCGAGGACGACGAGTACGACGCGACGTACGTCGTCTTCGCCACCGGAACCGACACCAGCCTGCTCGAGGACCTCGGCGTCGAGTTCACCGACGACGACCTCGTGGACGTGGACCTCTCGATGGAGACCAGCGTCGAGAACGCCTACGCCACCGGCGCGATGATCCGCGACCAGGAGTGGCAGGCGGTCATCTCGGCCGGCGACGGCGGCGCGGCCGCGCTCGACATCCTCAGCGAGGAGAAGGGCGAGCAGTACCACGACTTCGACACGCCCGCCGACGTGCCGGAACTGAGCGCGTCCGACGAGTAG
- a CDS encoding mRNA cleavage and polyadenylation specificity factor-like protein, protein MAVRRRDGIHIEIPASGAAGESGGATGERSGRTFVADASSAVGDVNVVSHAHADHTFRRTPETVVCSAATAALVEARTGASLPAFREGTDEVTLYPSGHVVGSRAALVEADGADRPDGATRRYLYTGDFSVRDRLYLEGFDPVDADVLVMETTYGKSKYRFPPEDELQAGIRDWLADAPDRPLFLFGYSLGRAQKLQRLARQATDRRLVVHDAIRTVNDAIEAATDLSFPAESLSADGGDEVVVLPTHLSRTDWVTDLVERHDALKAGFSGWAVDRSFRYRGGYDVTFPLTDHCDFDELVATVRAVDPEVVYTHHGFDEAFADHLATHHGYDARPLLGDQTRLDDF, encoded by the coding sequence ATGGCAGTACGACGGCGAGACGGCATCCACATCGAGATTCCCGCGAGCGGAGCTGCCGGCGAGTCGGGCGGCGCGACCGGCGAGCGCAGCGGGCGGACCTTCGTCGCTGACGCGTCCAGCGCGGTCGGCGACGTGAACGTCGTGAGTCACGCTCACGCCGACCACACCTTCCGCCGGACGCCGGAGACCGTCGTCTGCTCGGCGGCCACTGCGGCGCTGGTCGAGGCCCGGACCGGCGCGTCGCTGCCGGCGTTCCGCGAGGGCACCGACGAGGTGACGCTGTACCCCTCGGGCCACGTCGTCGGGTCGCGCGCCGCGCTGGTCGAGGCCGACGGGGCCGACCGGCCCGACGGGGCGACCCGGCGCTACCTCTACACCGGCGACTTCTCGGTCCGGGACCGGCTCTACCTCGAGGGGTTCGACCCGGTCGACGCCGACGTGCTGGTGATGGAGACGACCTACGGGAAGTCGAAGTACCGCTTCCCGCCGGAGGACGAACTGCAGGCCGGAATCCGGGACTGGCTGGCCGACGCGCCCGACCGGCCCCTCTTCCTGTTCGGCTACTCGCTGGGCCGGGCCCAGAAGCTCCAGCGGCTCGCCCGCCAGGCGACCGACCGTCGGCTAGTGGTCCACGACGCGATCCGGACCGTCAACGACGCAATCGAGGCGGCGACCGACCTCTCCTTCCCGGCTGAGTCACTGTCGGCCGACGGCGGCGACGAGGTCGTGGTCCTGCCGACCCACCTCTCGCGGACCGACTGGGTGACCGACCTGGTCGAGCGTCACGACGCCCTCAAGGCGGGCTTCTCGGGCTGGGCGGTCGACCGGTCGTTCCGGTACCGCGGCGGCTACGACGTCACCTTCCCGCTGACCGACCACTGCGACTTCGACGAACTGGTCGCGACCGTCCGCGCGGTCGACCCCGAGGTCGTCTACACCCACCACGGCTTCGACGAGGCGTTCGCCGACCACCTCGCCACCCACCACGGCTACGACGCGCGACCCCTGCTGGGCGACCAGACCCGGCTCGACGACTTCTGA